A genome region from candidate division KSB1 bacterium includes the following:
- a CDS encoding serine hydrolase, with translation MQPLSVFFKTLTLFLLVLIYSTSIHAQVFPGNDWETKDPAELGLDAAKLQNAISYLAEHAGSDSSKELVIVKNGYLLWKGENADHVHSVWSVAKTFTSTILGLLIQDGKCTLETHASEYVTSLDAYYAQVTLEHFANMTSGYRAIGDDPQGGYKHGPSMMPFSPDPYPLFDPGTHFAYWDSAMNQFANVLKHISDTSLDQLFADRIAQPIGIADENWKWGKLPADDGDVVCGAGNHEQLKISSLDLARFGLLFLNNGNWSGEQLVDESWVSQATQVQVPADMPLSGYMEKGPGTYGYNWWINGTGPDGNKKWPDAPLDTYAASGFNNNDLFVIPSWNMVIVRLGLDENESKITDDIYNTFLGMIGKAAS, from the coding sequence ATGCAACCACTTTCAGTCTTTTTCAAAACACTTACTCTCTTCCTGCTCGTTCTAATATATTCCACATCCATTCACGCCCAGGTGTTTCCAGGCAATGATTGGGAGACTAAAGACCCTGCCGAATTGGGGCTGGACGCAGCCAAGCTGCAAAATGCCATATCGTATCTTGCGGAACATGCAGGCAGTGACAGCAGTAAAGAACTGGTCATCGTTAAAAACGGTTATCTACTCTGGAAAGGTGAGAACGCAGATCATGTTCATAGTGTCTGGTCGGTGGCCAAAACGTTTACCAGCACGATACTGGGATTACTGATTCAGGACGGCAAATGCACCCTGGAAACACACGCAAGCGAATACGTCACATCCCTCGATGCCTACTATGCCCAAGTCACGCTGGAGCATTTTGCCAACATGACATCCGGCTACCGTGCCATTGGAGACGACCCTCAGGGCGGTTACAAACACGGACCCAGCATGATGCCCTTTTCTCCGGACCCCTATCCTCTGTTTGATCCCGGCACTCATTTTGCATACTGGGATTCAGCAATGAATCAATTTGCCAATGTATTAAAACATATTTCCGACACCTCTCTGGATCAGCTTTTCGCCGATCGAATTGCACAACCCATTGGTATTGCAGATGAGAACTGGAAATGGGGAAAACTGCCGGCAGACGACGGGGATGTGGTCTGCGGTGCCGGCAATCATGAACAGCTAAAAATTTCCAGCCTGGACCTTGCCCGGTTCGGTCTGTTGTTTTTAAACAACGGAAACTGGAGCGGTGAGCAGCTCGTTGATGAATCCTGGGTTTCACAGGCCACTCAGGTACAGGTTCCCGCCGATATGCCGTTGTCAGGGTACATGGAAAAAGGTCCCGGCACCTATGGTTACAATTGGTGGATCAACGGAACCGGCCCGGATGGCAATAAAAAATGGCCGGACGCGCCTTTGGATACCTATGCCGCTTCAGGTTTTAATAACAATGATCTGTTTGTCATTCCCAGCTGGAACATGGTAATTGTTCGGCTGGGGCTGGACGAGAACGAGAGTAAAATTACCGATGACATTTACAATACATTTCTCGGTATGATCGGAAAAGCGGCCAGTTAA
- a CDS encoding glycosyltransferase family 2 protein, with protein MNGAVTATIITLNEEVNIGRCLESLNWADDIVVVDSGSGDATLDICRGFNCRIYNIDWRGFGATKQFALEQAGTEWVLSIDADEEVSDALRQQIKDVINDPASLNGYKIQRCSRYLGSFIRHSGWEHDRPLRLLRKSCGRFDLKSVHESIHLQGPAGLLKAPLYHYPYPDISTHIDKMNRYSELGAQELAKKGRNSSPAAAVLHGTGKFLKMYLLKAGFLDGAAGFVLAKNSAFGVYLKYIKLWKMNR; from the coding sequence ATGAACGGGGCGGTTACTGCTACAATTATCACACTAAATGAAGAGGTCAATATCGGCCGCTGCCTGGAGTCTCTGAACTGGGCGGATGATATTGTGGTTGTGGATTCCGGATCCGGCGATGCAACGCTGGATATCTGCAGGGGCTTTAACTGCCGGATTTACAATATTGACTGGCGCGGATTTGGCGCCACCAAGCAATTTGCACTTGAACAGGCCGGGACCGAATGGGTGTTGTCCATTGATGCAGACGAAGAGGTCAGTGATGCACTGCGTCAGCAAATCAAAGATGTGATCAATGATCCGGCCTCTTTGAACGGATACAAAATTCAGCGCTGTTCCCGTTATCTGGGATCATTTATCCGTCACAGCGGCTGGGAACATGATCGTCCGCTTCGTCTGTTAAGGAAATCCTGCGGCAGATTCGACCTAAAGTCCGTTCACGAATCGATTCATCTGCAGGGGCCTGCTGGATTATTAAAAGCTCCGCTATATCATTACCCTTATCCGGATATTTCTACTCATATTGATAAAATGAACCGTTACTCTGAGCTGGGCGCCCAGGAACTGGCAAAAAAAGGGCGAAACAGTTCACCTGCTGCAGCTGTTCTGCATGGAACAGGCAAGTTTCTGAAAATGTATTTACTAAAGGCAGGTTTTTTGGACGGTGCGGCGGGCTTTGTTTTGGCAAAAAATTCTGCGTTCGGAGTTTATTTAAAATATATTAAATTATGGAAAATGAACCGCTGA
- a CDS encoding glycosyltransferase: MLPKQLKGHHRRIRHYDPGDVAIPFMINTEGNSAFRRHLYIKMGGMNPLLFGHEGQELSFKLAQAFGVEAVIYWPETVIYHDYFDSNTASDIKRARHRLMNEYIERICPGIKTYRKKIKKQLGKHPDQPNPAAALRKRAAHAAAYVHSGSWPSPSPSSTFVIYNAAALARVLDSCYLFVQAGSREPVDRICQQDFNMQVPDGLHIISIRTVLSSLTKKLLYQNYKRHICELANQGLVSAMITRRETLLPVLFPIQEKYKIPLLYETHDFYADLSVRDDIDPGKSRQQTLEREYIPRISGVIGLQSPQLDWYRRYFPQQRFFLARTGLIHRYEPVDSGKYVTYLGSWEPHKGVEIFLNALAQLKPCPPVLFVGGKTEKEVQQFRERVSRYIPLSGVKITGWVGKQQLGAWMRQTAIGVLPLMPTFFNRYLTSPLKLFDYYSYSIPVVASDLPTTRDLIVENETGVFFDPGNSEQLAERIRALLEDREHLESMRRHVYEYAKQFMWAKRAEILSDIIHKVQIL; the protein is encoded by the coding sequence GTGCTGCCCAAGCAGCTTAAAGGGCATCACCGGCGTATTCGGCACTATGATCCGGGAGATGTCGCCATACCGTTTATGATCAACACTGAGGGCAACTCTGCTTTTCGCCGTCACTTGTACATCAAGATGGGAGGGATGAATCCGCTCCTTTTTGGTCACGAAGGTCAGGAATTATCTTTTAAATTAGCACAGGCTTTTGGCGTGGAAGCTGTAATATACTGGCCCGAGACGGTAATTTATCATGATTATTTTGATTCCAACACCGCGTCTGATATCAAACGCGCGCGTCATCGATTGATGAACGAATACATTGAACGAATCTGCCCGGGAATTAAAACATACCGAAAAAAGATCAAGAAACAACTTGGTAAACACCCGGATCAGCCGAATCCTGCTGCCGCGCTCAGGAAGCGCGCCGCGCATGCTGCCGCTTATGTGCACTCTGGAAGCTGGCCATCCCCTTCTCCCAGCTCGACATTCGTTATCTATAATGCCGCGGCACTGGCTCGTGTTCTGGATTCATGTTATTTATTTGTCCAGGCAGGAAGTCGCGAGCCGGTTGACCGGATTTGCCAACAGGATTTTAATATGCAGGTCCCGGACGGATTGCATATTATATCGATTCGTACGGTCTTGTCATCGCTCACAAAAAAGTTGCTCTACCAAAATTACAAACGCCATATCTGTGAGCTGGCAAACCAGGGGCTTGTCAGTGCGATGATCACTCGCCGCGAGACGCTTCTGCCGGTCCTGTTTCCAATTCAGGAAAAATATAAAATTCCTCTTTTATATGAAACGCATGATTTCTATGCTGATCTTTCCGTGCGCGATGATATCGATCCAGGCAAGTCCCGCCAGCAGACGCTGGAGCGGGAGTATATACCGCGTATTTCCGGTGTGATCGGACTACAGTCCCCGCAACTCGACTGGTATAGACGATATTTTCCACAACAGCGGTTTTTTCTGGCTCGAACCGGACTGATTCACCGGTATGAACCGGTTGATTCAGGAAAGTATGTGACCTACCTGGGATCCTGGGAACCGCATAAAGGCGTTGAAATCTTTTTGAACGCCCTGGCGCAATTAAAGCCGTGTCCGCCCGTGTTGTTCGTGGGAGGTAAAACGGAGAAAGAGGTCCAACAATTCAGGGAACGCGTCAGTCGATATATACCACTGAGCGGTGTCAAGATAACGGGTTGGGTGGGGAAGCAGCAGTTGGGCGCCTGGATGAGACAAACGGCTATCGGTGTGTTGCCGCTTATGCCGACATTTTTCAATCGCTATCTTACCTCCCCCTTGAAGCTTTTTGATTATTACAGCTATTCCATTCCGGTTGTCGCCTCGGATTTGCCGACCACACGGGATTTAATTGTTGAAAACGAAACGGGTGTGTTTTTCGATCCCGGAAATTCAGAGCAGCTTGCTGAACGTATCCGTGCTCTGTTGGAGGACAGAGAACATTTGGAGAGCATGCGGCGGCATGTGTACGAGTATGCGAAACAATTCATGTGGGCAAAACGAGCTGAAATTCTGTCAGATATAATCCACAAAGTTCAGATCCTCTGA
- a CDS encoding glycosyltransferase: MKTSVILPLRGNQEHLRKAIFSLQNQSFQPDEVIISDGNADEEVVEFLNHEKDNFSFAVRYIRQLESRENGAQCRNNAIRACRGSILILLEESLVFSRDLLKTFIDNVQENSFVVAHPVLLSQEQSVGITQEVIKANDLLSVLNDKQAKQLDKVLKDKQFKRFLFQSGSSDIAAELTEAAYCIWKHDLKKVNGFDEKITGWGGEYIDLGRRLYNAGFQRKNPGKNDFALRLFRESRSDNNRNHNYEKQRFVQINKGDYDCLFGLSNPVNDNITLFLDIK, from the coding sequence ATGAAAACCAGTGTTATACTACCGCTACGGGGAAATCAGGAGCATTTGCGTAAAGCTATATTTAGTTTACAAAATCAATCATTCCAGCCGGATGAGGTGATTATCTCGGACGGGAATGCCGATGAAGAGGTGGTTGAATTCCTGAACCATGAAAAAGATAACTTTTCATTTGCGGTCCGCTATATTCGCCAATTGGAAAGCCGTGAAAACGGCGCACAGTGCCGAAACAATGCCATTCGGGCTTGCCGGGGGAGTATCCTGATTTTACTTGAAGAGTCGCTTGTTTTCAGCCGGGATTTGTTAAAGACGTTTATAGACAATGTACAGGAGAATAGCTTTGTCGTTGCTCATCCGGTCCTGCTGTCACAGGAACAAAGCGTCGGGATTACGCAGGAGGTCATCAAGGCTAATGATCTATTATCTGTGCTGAATGATAAACAGGCCAAACAACTGGACAAGGTCCTCAAAGACAAACAGTTTAAACGCTTTTTATTCCAATCCGGCTCTAGTGATATTGCTGCGGAATTGACAGAGGCTGCCTATTGCATCTGGAAACATGATTTGAAAAAGGTGAATGGTTTCGATGAAAAAATCACCGGCTGGGGAGGCGAATACATCGATTTGGGACGACGTTTATATAATGCCGGATTTCAGCGCAAGAATCCCGGGAAGAATGATTTTGCCTTGCGATTGTTTCGTGAATCACGCTCTGATAATAATCGAAATCACAACTATGAAAAACAACGTTTTGTTCAGATCAATAAAGGCGATTACGACTGTCTGTTCGGTCTGAGTAATCCCGTTAATGATAATATTACACTTTTCCTTGATATAAAGTAA
- a CDS encoding glycosyltransferase, with amino-acid sequence MENEPLKLLHVDAGREWRGGQQQIAYLLKGLSERGYLQYMLCPVQSGLNDICREYSIPCYNALLRGEFDVRSMRTIALLSRFYGINVLHAHCAHSLALCQGSRFFYHKPRLIAARRVDFSVRKKVIGAWKYKNPRVDRIICVSKAIERILIRDGVPPDRLTTVYSGVDLQKFADSVPVRRAELDIPQHHFVIGTIAALADHKDYPNLMHAARLVLDQRRDITFLALGDGPEKTKLELLARDLDLGTQFKFMGHQTDVGSFLKAFDLFVLASKTEGLGTSILDAQAAGLPVVATRAGGIPELIQHHRSGLLVRPRQPFELAEALLKLLNNKPLCEKIARQGKKHASRFDWRHMAGKTAEVYREVLDSGDY; translated from the coding sequence ATGGAAAATGAACCGCTGAAACTACTACATGTTGACGCCGGACGTGAGTGGCGGGGCGGCCAACAACAGATTGCCTATCTTTTAAAAGGTCTCTCTGAACGCGGATATTTACAGTATATGCTTTGTCCGGTCCAGTCCGGGCTCAACGATATTTGCCGTGAATACAGTATCCCCTGCTATAACGCATTGTTGCGCGGGGAATTTGATGTCCGTTCTATGCGAACCATTGCGTTGCTTTCACGCTTTTACGGTATCAATGTTCTGCATGCCCATTGCGCGCATTCCCTGGCTTTATGCCAGGGGTCGCGTTTTTTCTACCACAAACCGCGTTTGATTGCCGCCCGGCGTGTTGATTTTTCCGTGCGCAAAAAGGTCATCGGGGCATGGAAATACAAAAATCCCAGAGTCGATCGAATTATCTGTGTTTCAAAAGCCATTGAACGAATTTTGATACGTGACGGTGTGCCGCCCGATCGCCTCACCACCGTGTACAGTGGTGTGGACCTGCAAAAGTTTGCCGATTCTGTCCCGGTCAGGCGCGCTGAACTGGATATACCGCAACATCATTTCGTGATCGGGACCATTGCAGCGCTGGCCGATCATAAAGATTATCCCAATCTAATGCACGCAGCCAGACTTGTGCTGGATCAGCGTCGGGATATTACCTTTCTGGCCCTGGGAGACGGGCCGGAAAAAACCAAACTGGAACTCCTTGCCCGGGATCTTGATTTGGGAACACAGTTTAAATTTATGGGACATCAAACCGATGTCGGCTCGTTTCTAAAGGCTTTTGATCTGTTTGTGCTCGCCTCCAAAACAGAAGGTCTGGGAACCTCAATACTGGATGCCCAGGCCGCCGGTCTTCCGGTTGTGGCAACGCGAGCAGGCGGTATCCCGGAACTCATTCAGCATCACAGGTCCGGTCTTCTTGTCAGACCGCGTCAGCCGTTTGAATTGGCGGAAGCTCTGTTGAAACTGCTAAACAACAAGCCGCTGTGTGAAAAAATTGCCCGGCAGGGGAAAAAGCATGCCTCCCGTTTTGATTGGCGCCATATGGCCGGGAAGACGGCGGAAGTTTATCGAGAGGTACTTGACTCTGGCGATTATTAA
- the waaF gene encoding lipopolysaccharide heptosyltransferase II: MTTYKRILIVQTAFLGDLVLTTPLIRAVRQLFPNSRIDALVIPQTRDIVRHNPHLSNIYTFDKRENKKQAFTETVSKLKKVKYDLAISPHRSLTSMRILLKSAIPRRIGFRAGLPSLLLTDRVRYRQDISEIKRNLSLLTPLHQHWFDIQTEILIDPQSRTAAKDRLAAVPDQHYRIAVAPGSVWPTKRWPEEHFVSLLSGLAGEPVTFVMIGSANEKDLCQRVIDTSNCKNAINTAGSTSLLQAAALIQLCNLFVGNDSGSLHIANAVQTDVIAFFGPTHRSLGFYPFRSKDKVFETDLVCRPCSRHGSQRCPLGHFKCMKTLYPEPVGTEIIKRIRPAQTQRI, from the coding sequence ATGACAACCTATAAACGCATTCTCATTGTCCAGACTGCCTTTCTGGGCGACCTGGTTTTAACCACCCCGTTGATCCGGGCCGTGCGACAGCTGTTCCCGAACAGCCGCATAGACGCGCTGGTCATTCCGCAAACCCGTGATATTGTCAGGCACAATCCGCATTTATCGAATATTTACACTTTTGACAAACGCGAAAACAAAAAACAGGCGTTTACCGAGACTGTGAGTAAGCTCAAAAAGGTAAAGTATGATCTGGCGATTTCTCCGCATCGGTCTTTGACCAGCATGCGAATACTTTTAAAAAGCGCTATTCCCCGCCGTATCGGTTTTCGTGCCGGACTGCCGAGCCTTCTGCTGACCGACCGTGTCCGATACCGACAGGATATATCAGAAATCAAACGCAATCTATCTCTGCTCACTCCATTGCATCAACATTGGTTTGACATCCAAACCGAAATCTTAATTGATCCTCAATCACGAACGGCAGCTAAAGACCGACTGGCTGCAGTTCCAGATCAGCATTACCGCATTGCCGTGGCTCCGGGATCGGTATGGCCGACCAAGCGCTGGCCTGAAGAACATTTTGTCAGCCTGCTCTCCGGGCTCGCCGGCGAGCCGGTCACATTCGTCATGATCGGCAGTGCGAACGAAAAAGACCTGTGTCAACGGGTCATTGACACATCAAACTGCAAAAACGCCATCAACACAGCCGGGTCCACCTCGCTGCTGCAGGCTGCGGCGCTCATACAGCTCTGCAATCTGTTTGTGGGAAATGACAGTGGATCTCTGCACATCGCCAATGCCGTGCAAACCGATGTGATCGCATTTTTCGGCCCTACGCACCGGTCTCTGGGATTTTATCCGTTCCGTTCCAAAGATAAAGTATTCGAAACAGACCTGGTCTGCCGTCCCTGCAGTCGACACGGATCCCAACGCTGCCCCCTCGGACATTTTAAATGTATGAAAACTCTTTATCCTGAGCCGGTTGGAACTGAAATTATCAAAAGGATCAGACCGGCGCAGACTCAGAGGATCTGA
- a CDS encoding 3'-5' exonuclease yields the protein MAKGEQTRLIFENTNSTHQLLDGLELTRPLVVFDLETTGLDIELDRIIQFAFLRVNPDRSIEEWQELVNPAIPIPPEASRVHGITDDQVAGQPDFSHFAPVVLHYINNSDLCGFNIAQFDVPFLQAEMQRNGYPLDTDQIRIIDAKTIYHMKEPRDLASAYRFYCQAEHNDAHDAMGDVRVTLDVLDAQLKTYSDLPRTMNALVAYCSPRDDRFVTSDRKFYWRHGKALINFGKYRGKSLEFLSSHDPGYLKWIIDGNFAKDTKDVCRDALNGQFPSREDI from the coding sequence ATGGCAAAAGGCGAGCAGACGCGTCTGATTTTTGAGAACACCAACTCGACCCATCAATTGCTTGATGGTTTGGAATTAACCCGGCCACTTGTCGTGTTCGATTTGGAAACCACCGGGCTTGATATTGAACTGGATCGCATTATACAGTTTGCGTTTTTGCGGGTCAATCCAGACCGCTCTATTGAAGAATGGCAGGAATTGGTCAATCCAGCCATTCCTATCCCCCCGGAGGCTTCGAGAGTTCATGGTATTACGGATGATCAGGTAGCCGGTCAACCTGACTTTTCGCACTTTGCACCTGTTGTGCTACATTATATAAACAACAGTGATCTTTGTGGCTTTAACATTGCGCAATTTGATGTGCCGTTTCTGCAGGCCGAAATGCAGAGAAACGGATATCCTCTGGATACGGATCAAATTAGAATCATTGATGCAAAAACGATTTATCATATGAAGGAACCGCGCGATCTGGCTTCCGCCTATCGTTTTTATTGTCAGGCTGAACATAACGATGCTCATGATGCCATGGGTGATGTGCGAGTCACATTGGATGTGTTGGATGCTCAACTTAAAACATATTCTGATCTGCCCAGGACCATGAACGCGTTGGTGGCGTACTGTTCTCCCAGGGATGACCGTTTTGTCACCTCTGACCGCAAGTTTTACTGGAGACACGGCAAAGCATTGATTAATTTTGGTAAATATCGCGGCAAATCTCTGGAATTTCTTTCCTCCCATGATCCCGGCTATCTCAAGTGGATCATTGACGGAAATTTTGCCAAAGACACCAAAGACGTTTGCCGGGATGCATTGAACGGACAATTTCCCTCCCGTGAGGATATTTGA
- a CDS encoding sulfotransferase yields the protein MLTTVKRLFVPAVNYWGARKETRHFDYPPLLIGGCGRSGTTILLSIVSAHPALFTIPEELGMFNRAVESDDGHIVPGRIDRLYRYILFNRIPSSCRFWCEKTPRNVLYLDKIDRYFGGRFKFIHIIRDARDVVLSQHPSEPERYWVSPERWVRDVSAGLEYDEHPSVLTLYYENLILEFESTVNKICQFLNIPVTEEILNWYKHTQVKQSRAYYEKVEQLFQKSIGKWKQEKHRERVKDVLGYVPAKELLERLGYLQS from the coding sequence ATGCTTACAACGGTAAAACGGCTATTTGTGCCTGCTGTCAATTATTGGGGTGCACGAAAAGAAACCAGACATTTTGACTATCCCCCTTTGCTGATCGGTGGATGCGGCAGATCCGGAACCACGATTCTGCTCTCGATTGTTTCCGCTCATCCCGCTCTGTTTACCATTCCTGAAGAGCTGGGGATGTTTAATCGCGCTGTAGAATCCGATGACGGCCATATTGTTCCCGGACGAATTGACAGGTTGTATCGGTACATTTTATTCAACCGAATCCCGTCTTCGTGCAGATTTTGGTGTGAAAAGACACCCAGGAATGTGCTCTACCTTGACAAGATCGACCGGTATTTTGGCGGACGGTTTAAATTTATTCATATCATTCGCGATGCCAGGGATGTCGTCCTGTCGCAACATCCCAGTGAGCCGGAGCGATACTGGGTGAGTCCCGAACGATGGGTTCGGGATGTTTCCGCCGGATTGGAGTATGATGAACATCCAAGTGTATTAACCCTTTATTATGAAAATTTGATTCTCGAATTCGAATCGACAGTCAATAAAATTTGTCAATTTTTAAATATTCCTGTAACCGAGGAGATTTTAAATTGGTATAAACATACGCAGGTCAAACAATCCCGCGCCTATTATGAAAAGGTTGAACAGCTTTTTCAAAAATCAATCGGGAAATGGAAACAGGAAAAACATCGCGAGCGGGTAAAGGATGTGCTGGGATACGTGCCGGCCAAAGAATTGCTGGAACGGCTCGGCTATTTGCAATCCTGA
- a CDS encoding Gfo/Idh/MocA family oxidoreductase, giving the protein MKTFSRRDFLTTAGAAAGSVMLSSPVHGSSRKKRIVLVGTGVRGTGFWGRNIVQQYSDLVEFVGLCDINPGRLKFARSFMGIDCSVYTDFDTMIRETNPDMVIVTTVDATHHQYIVKSLDLGLDVLTEKPMTTDERKCQEILDAERRSGKELIVGFNYRWAPYMTKIKDLLHKQSIGNVRTVDFHWYLNTYHGASYFRRWHGQREYSGTLWVHKATHHFDLLNWWIDSEPVEVFAYGDLEHYGSNHSFRGDKCRTCPHKEKCKFFWDITENEHYMNLYVANEKYDGYIRDNCLFRHEINIYDKMSAQIKYANGVIVNYSLTTYSPFEGWRTAFNGFDGRLEAWLDIPWISGASVDQAEMHAAEMDQGASAAEQYEPIIVHNNWQKHNVIKVPHSRGGHGGGDKRMQDRIFLDPNAPDPLGHAAGSRDGAMSILIGIAARKSIESGEAVRIAELTDLQPREKRL; this is encoded by the coding sequence ATGAAAACATTTTCAAGGCGCGATTTTTTAACCACAGCCGGGGCTGCTGCGGGGAGCGTAATGCTATCATCTCCGGTGCATGGTTCGTCGCGTAAAAAACGTATAGTGCTGGTAGGCACCGGGGTGCGGGGAACAGGCTTTTGGGGCAGAAATATTGTGCAGCAATACTCTGACCTGGTCGAGTTTGTCGGATTATGTGATATCAATCCGGGGCGTTTAAAGTTTGCCCGGTCTTTTATGGGAATTGACTGTTCGGTTTACACGGATTTTGACACGATGATCCGGGAAACCAATCCGGATATGGTTATTGTGACCACAGTTGATGCAACACACCATCAATATATTGTCAAAAGTCTGGACCTGGGTCTGGATGTCCTGACGGAAAAACCCATGACCACAGACGAACGGAAATGTCAAGAGATACTGGATGCCGAAAGACGCAGCGGGAAAGAGCTTATTGTCGGATTTAATTACCGCTGGGCTCCGTATATGACAAAAATCAAAGATTTACTGCACAAACAGTCGATCGGTAATGTCCGGACCGTTGATTTTCACTGGTATCTGAATACGTATCACGGCGCTTCATATTTCAGACGCTGGCACGGACAGCGGGAATACAGCGGTACATTGTGGGTGCACAAGGCTACACATCATTTTGACCTGTTGAACTGGTGGATTGATTCCGAGCCTGTGGAGGTTTTTGCTTACGGCGACCTGGAGCATTACGGCAGCAACCATTCCTTCCGGGGTGATAAATGCCGGACTTGTCCTCACAAAGAAAAATGTAAATTTTTCTGGGATATTACTGAAAATGAGCATTATATGAATCTTTATGTCGCCAATGAAAAATATGACGGATATATCCGCGACAACTGTCTGTTCAGACATGAGATCAATATCTATGATAAAATGAGCGCGCAGATAAAGTATGCAAACGGCGTTATTGTCAATTATTCGTTGACAACCTACTCACCTTTTGAAGGGTGGAGGACGGCCTTTAACGGATTTGATGGCAGACTCGAAGCATGGCTGGATATTCCCTGGATCAGCGGAGCTTCGGTGGATCAAGCTGAAATGCATGCTGCAGAAATGGATCAGGGAGCCTCGGCCGCAGAACAATATGAACCGATTATTGTTCATAACAACTGGCAAAAGCATAATGTCATCAAAGTTCCGCATTCGCGCGGCGGACACGGAGGCGGCGATAAGCGAATGCAGGACCGAATCTTTTTAGACCCCAATGCTCCGGATCCGCTGGGTCACGCCGCTGGAAGTCGGGATGGGGCCATGTCTATTCTTATCGGTATTGCGGCAAGAAAAAGTATTGAATCCGGGGAAGCGGTGCGAATCGCTGAATTGACTGACCTGCAGCCGCGTGAGAAACGCTTGTAA
- a CDS encoding glycosyltransferase family 2 protein: MDPIKATNHEALKAFQKAQEEFRAANFEKAEQLLAFYQKNIDVDAFSRTDNRQPCTVLVSVVIVAYATNELLIECLDSLSRQSDPRFEIIVVNNGQNDRVREELDRRPLLHIQCPMNMILSEGRNIGVCYARGTYVAFLDDDARAGSGYIASIICAFSRYRIAALRERCCPSSLKGITGVFGTMIREMSPYRL; this comes from the coding sequence ATGGACCCGATAAAGGCGACCAACCATGAAGCTTTAAAAGCGTTTCAAAAGGCTCAGGAAGAGTTTCGTGCCGCAAATTTTGAAAAAGCGGAACAGTTATTGGCATTCTATCAAAAGAATATCGATGTCGATGCCTTTTCCAGAACGGATAACCGTCAACCGTGTACTGTTCTGGTTTCCGTGGTTATAGTGGCCTATGCCACAAATGAACTGCTGATTGAGTGTCTCGACTCTCTGTCCCGTCAAAGCGATCCACGTTTTGAGATTATTGTGGTCAATAACGGACAAAACGATAGAGTGAGGGAAGAACTGGACCGGAGGCCGCTGCTTCATATCCAGTGTCCCATGAACATGATTCTCTCCGAAGGCCGAAATATCGGTGTTTGTTACGCCCGGGGAACCTATGTTGCTTTTCTGGATGACGACGCGAGGGCCGGTTCAGGTTATATCGCTTCCATTATCTGTGCATTTAGCCGATACCGGATTGCCGCTTTGCGGGAAAGGTGCTGCCCAAGCAGCTTAAAGGGCATCACCGGCGTATTCGGCACTATGATCCGGGAGATGTCGCCATACCGTTTATGA